One region of Paenibacillus antri genomic DNA includes:
- a CDS encoding aldo/keto reductase, with the protein MEYTTFGKTGLRVSKMGLGGAPLAGDFGKTDESEVQRVVHEAIDLGINFIDTAPLYGKGESERRIGRALEGGRRERVVLASKAARSDMRYDYKTIIQSVEDSLARLRTDRLDLVQLHDVNTQPYELIIEEAIPALQKLREDGKVRFLGVSTKDLDLLMRFMRTEAFDAVQFYARYMLLDHSAKDALLPLAREMNLGVMNGSVLGMGILAETPAFFIGEETLRRAAEGIAKLDFLRTRDGPGGLIEPAMRFSFTNPDIHVTLSGVATLDALRMNAALCDGRGLEPETQAKVFELFQGDSVF; encoded by the coding sequence ATGGAATATACGACATTCGGCAAGACGGGGCTGCGCGTTTCGAAAATGGGCCTCGGCGGCGCCCCCCTCGCCGGCGACTTCGGCAAGACGGACGAGAGCGAGGTGCAGCGCGTCGTTCACGAGGCGATCGACCTCGGTATCAACTTCATCGACACGGCCCCGCTGTACGGGAAGGGCGAGTCGGAGCGCCGCATCGGCCGGGCGCTCGAAGGCGGCCGGCGCGAGCGGGTCGTGCTCGCCTCGAAAGCGGCGCGCAGCGATATGCGATACGACTATAAGACGATCATACAGTCCGTGGAGGACAGCCTCGCGCGGCTGCGGACGGACCGGCTCGATCTCGTGCAGCTGCATGACGTCAACACCCAGCCGTACGAGCTCATTATCGAGGAAGCGATCCCGGCGCTGCAGAAGCTTCGCGAGGACGGCAAGGTCCGATTCCTCGGCGTGAGCACGAAGGACTTGGATTTGTTGATGCGCTTCATGCGCACGGAAGCGTTCGACGCGGTGCAGTTCTACGCGCGGTACATGCTGCTCGACCATTCCGCGAAGGATGCGCTGCTGCCGCTCGCCCGCGAGATGAATCTCGGCGTCATGAACGGCAGCGTGCTCGGCATGGGCATCTTGGCGGAGACGCCGGCGTTCTTTATCGGCGAGGAGACGCTGCGGCGGGCGGCCGAAGGGATCGCGAAGCTGGACTTCCTACGCACGAGGGACGGTCCGGGCGGGCTGATCGAGCCGGCGATGCGCTTTAGCTTTACGAATCCGGATATTCACGTAACGCTGAGCGGCGTCGCCACGCTGGACGCGCTGCGCATGAACGCCGCGCTGTGCGACGGACGCGGCCTCGAACCGGAGACGCAGGCGAAGGTGTTCGAGCTGTTCCAAGGCGACAGCGTGTTTTAA